One Myxococcales bacterium genomic window, AAGGCGCACGAGACGCTGGAGCTCGCTTCGCGCTTCGACGAGCCGGGCATGTGGATGTACCACTGTCACATTCTCGAGCACGCCGAGGGTGGCATGATGGGCGAGTTGCACGTTCAGTAGACACGCTCTGCCGAAGGCAATCGCGCGTCCCGCTGCCACGCCAGGCGTCGTCGGCTGACAGGCATGCGAAGTCGAGAGCGCGGGCCGCGGGAATCCAGGGAGGTTTCTGGTACCCTCTGTGCTGGCATGTCACCCAGAAACCAGCGCGCGAGCTTCTGACCCGTCGTCGCCGAGCACACGAGTCGCGGGGACATCGCCACCGCGTCGCATCGGCCGGCAGCTCTCAGCGGCGTTCTTCATAGTCTGGATCATCGCGGCGGGTCTCAGTGTCGTTCACCTGACCCTGCTGCGAAGGGTCAAGGCGGATCTGGAGCAGATGCGCGCGGACGAAATGGCGATTCGCGACAGCCTGGGTCTGGCCACTGCGATTCGCGAGCAGTACATCCACGTGGCTCACTGCATCGTGCACGGCGACTTGGATCACGTGCCACACTACGAACGCTGGGCAGCCAACGTCCGGCAGGCGACAGGGCTGCTGCGCGGCGCGGTCCCCGCGTCCCAGAACCACCGTGTCGAGGCCATTGGTGAAGCCAGTCGCAAGATGGATCAGGTCTTTCGTGGGGAGATCATGCCGGCGATCACCCGCCATGATCTCCAGGCCATCAAGCAGCCGCACGCCCGCATCGAGGCCTTGTCGATGACCGCTGCTGCCGAGGCCGATCTGGTGGCCCGCGGGGTCGAGGATTTGATGGCCGGTGCGCACAAAGACGCGATCGCCGCGGCACGCTCGGCCTGGTTAACAAGCATCACCGGCATGGTGTTGCTCGCGGTCGTGGCTGCGCTCTTGGCGCTCAACTTGCGCAAAGTGGTGCTGCGACCTCTCGCCACACTGACGGCCGCGGCGCAACGCTTGGGCACCGGTGATCTCGACACGCGGGTCGGCCCGGTTGGTCGGGGGGAGCTCGCGCTCCTGTCCCAAGCCTTCGACCGGATGGCTGAACAGCTCAGAGCGCACCAAAAGAAACTGGTCGCCAACGAGCGCATGGCCGCAATTGGACAGCTCGCAGCGGGCGTGGCCCACGAGATCAACAACCCCATCGGGGTGATTCGTGGATACGTCGCCACGATGTTGAAGGAGGCCGATGCCGAGCTGAAAGCAGAGCTCCGTATTTTGGACGAGGAGGCGGTCGCCTGCCAGCGCATCGCCGAGGACCTCCTGAGTTATGCGCGCTCGGGTGAGCTGATCGTCGAGCGCGCCCGAATG contains:
- a CDS encoding HAMP domain-containing histidine kinase, with translation MLACHPETSARASDPSSPSTRVAGTSPPRRIGRQLSAAFFIVWIIAAGLSVVHLTLLRRVKADLEQMRADEMAIRDSLGLATAIREQYIHVAHCIVHGDLDHVPHYERWAANVRQATGLLRGAVPASQNHRVEAIGEASRKMDQVFRGEIMPAITRHDLQAIKQPHARIEALSMTAAAEADLVARGVEDLMAGAHKDAIAAARSAWLTSITGMVLLAVVAALLALNLRKVVLRPLATLTAAAQRLGTGDLDTRVGPVGRGELALLSQAFDRMAEQLRAHQKKLVANERMAAIGQLAAGVAHEINNPIGVIRGYVATMLKEADAELKAELRILDEEAVACQRIAEDLLSYARSGELIVERARMDDLVRQAAERFGASADAKERTILTQVEQAECVVDALRVRQVVQNLLRNAIQASAESSTVEVTGEAISGGYRLSVSDRGPGLPESLRGRAFEPFFSGRRGGSGLGLAVCKGIVEAHDGSIELQERKGGGTRVVVTLLDRPEPVEASHG